The nucleotide window aatacttcAAAGATGTCGTATGTATCTATCTACAACTTGCTAAGCATTATAACAGATgtgtactatattttattccaaTTATATCTATACTTTCAGATTGACAAGTTGGAAGAGACTATGGCGAAAGAGAATATTCCTGAAGACTTTGAACTTTACAAGTTGATTGCTATCTTAAAACAAAATGATTATGTTATGCCTGAAGTAAGTTTTACtaagataatttattgatcattaattattattttattgcacaaaattctatattattctataaagtGTATTTTTTACACGTTACGAAGAATTTGTTACatacatgtttatttaaactaacaaaattaaacattgtttaatattataacgagATTAAatgttactatatattttttagaaaactttGGAAGAACATCTCGTCACCGAAATTACTTTTGAGCCAAGGCAACGTGAACAACGACGACAGTTCACATTTCAATATAATGCACAACGATCACGATCGTTCTCGCGTAATAAGCCAGTATTTCGAGACCTTTTGTAAGTGTACTTCAAAGTTGTTAGAACGTGTTTCGTAACCCAATAATTATAAGTTTGggtaaatttaagattaaaccaatgataaataaataaataatctatattgaTTGATGATAGATTAAatcgcaatttttttgatttaataCATAGAATTtaacaattgtaattttattcatcgtcagtcaatataaatcaatatagaaATCAAACTTAATCATTGATATACCTTCctcatctatataaattaataaattatcaataaattcatgactttaaattatatatgcacgcatttgttatataacttattgttagatttattataatgcatacaaaatatatttttacaataaactaTAAGAAAAGAACGCACATAAATTACAAGTTTTGTTAACTTAAGAATTATTAAGCTTTTGTGCGTTATAAGACAGCCATTGTGACATATGTTCGGAAGTTTGAAATTGCGATATTATTACGGATATTAATGACAACAGCCATTGATTATCAGTTTTGGAATCCTTGCTTGtacatctataaatagaaaaataatacatatgaatatattCGGCAACAATTGTCAGGAACAGGTAAGACAAATGAGACATCAGTTTTCGTAGCACTGACCTAGGTAGAACAGCAGCAATAAAATTAGCCCAGCTCTCAACATTAGTTggataagtaaatatatttttctgagcCTGTCTCAGGCCCTCTGTCGTACCAAAATGACTGTATGCGGATGCACAAGCGACATATACAATATCAGTCATGGATGTGTTTCTGCTTAAAACCAATGCTGTCTGAGCACATTTACGGAAAATGTCCAAATCTGTATTCAACAACAAGATTCTAACAAGACGAATCCAATACCTAAGgtcatctataaaattaaaatatttattttaaaagcttgaatctacaaaatcaaaatatttgttttaataagttttaatatttgatacatgATCTCGTGTACTTACTCGGATGTCTGAAAATagcttttgaaaaaattcggATAGCTTCCGTAAGATTTCCTTGAACAACATGATAATATGCGGACAATGTGATGACATGATGACCATACTCATGATGATCTGTGTACGGTTTCAATTCCTTCAGTACTAAAGAAGTTAAATTGAAGTCGTCGTGCAGAATTCCTAACGCAGCGGTTGCCAAGAAGCCAGCTATGGTGGGCGGCTTTATTTGTATGCATTGGAATAGCAGAGTCTTGACAGCGTCTGCTCCTTGAAAAATGTAAGCAATCGCAGCCATCGCGCATAAAACATTCGCTTTGTGCGTTCCAGTGTCCGCCAGCCAATGTAAAGCTGCTTCATACGTATTGTATGAATCTTCATACTGCTTGGCTACATATTtgagcatataaaatattcctttcttattttcttcgaAGCTATacgtttatttgaatatagatctataaaaaaatttctagtactacctttaaataaagataatgccAGATGACACTGGGAGTTGAAACTTCCATGTTTCACTTGTCTACATAATTCGATCGCTTCTTCAGGTTTTCCAATTTGAATCAGAACACGTGCCAAATTTATGGATATCATGTCCTTTTCTTCATCCTGGCTTAGTTTTGAAGCTTTGACAAATTGCTTGACCGCCGTGTTATACAATTTCAGTCGTTCCAACAATAGACCATGAGTATTTAGAGCGTAAACGTCATTTGGTACACGTTCTGAAAATGATGAAATGATGATTGCTTCGCctcaaaatgcaaaaaaagagAGTATTGCATTGCGCTGATATTATCTCTGACACCCACCTGTATACCAAGTAAGAACATCGGCCGCTGCAGGTATCGCGTGCATATTTTCAATAACGTAAACAAATAACGGATCTTGTTTCATTGCAGGATTCAGAAGAGTGGTGAGTACCCAATGAGCATAGCCTAAAGCCGCTTCGTTGTGATAACCCAACTGCGTCGAATGCCGGAACAGATCCATCGCTTCCTTTCTCAGCAAATTCTCCGCTATTATTCCTTGGCCTATCcaactatttatataactagGATCCGCACGTTGCGCTCGAGAGAATGCTTCATTCGCTCTATAGATATCTCCTTTACATCAACAAACGATACAATTATCGATTGTTATTATGCATAATTGAtggaatgaaataaaataagaaaaatgacaGTTGTTTTTTTAGCATACCTAGGTGCAGGTACAATGTTCCCAGATTGTTCCAAGCTATCGCATTGTTTGATTCTCGATCGATCGCCATAACGAAACAATGTTGAGCCAGaacataattctttatatacgGTGACATACAAATAATGCCCAAAATGTTCCAATGTAGCCACGACTGTGGACAGAGTTTGACGGCGTGTTTTGCAGCGGCAAGACATTTAGCTGCCGTGTCATCCTTGTTGACTGTACAATCGCGGTTCAATTGCATCAAGTAACAGCATGCTAAATCGTGCCATAACGACGCAGAATTTTGCGCGGTTGACAGTGCTCGACAAAAGCATCtgttagtaaaataatataatttgtcaataaagttagatttttgaaattaaagaaatcattttttttttctttaaatgaaatatttaaaaaatattttttattgtcttaCCTTATTGACAatgtaagtattttatttcctttaattttcatatattcctCGGCACTATcgcttttcattaaaataggTTTAATTCTTAAGTAAGAATACCTTTCCGGCATATCGGCTGTTCTAAAACAGACATCACCAAGCAATTTCCAATTGCAAGACAAATCACTACGTATCATAATAGCATCCGTGAGATTATCTGCCGCTTGTTGTAGATTTTCTCTCGCTCGACAAAGAAattgttttgtaatattttctcttgccAGACCCAAACATGCTTGAGCTAAACCTTTTAATGCaagaatatattgtttatcattttctaatatattctCGAAATCCTCTTTCGCTTCTTTATGTTGACCAataagctaaaaaaaaaagattttgtctCAATATGTAGGTGTGTATGCATAAATAGCaagttttgtaaattttatgtaccAGTTTGATATTTGCGAGTTGTATCATGGGATATAAAGCTCCTGGACTCAGCTGTAATGCACGTTGATACGATTTCAATGCCGATGTGTGAGCACCGCGCACTAAGTACGCATCTGCCAGAGATTCCCAGCAATGACTGTACAAAGTGTAAATTTGTGATGGGGTATGTCACAGTACTCTATaacagtataaaataatgacaagTTATGTTATTGTTATACTTGTCGTTAGGATCTGCTCTGATCACGTGCTGTAATGCCTTGATAGCTTGTCCCGCATCACCTTGATCTAAATGCTGTAGGCCTAATTGGAGCCAGGCCCATTTCGCTCCTGTACCTTGTTGCATAGTTACCCTTtgcaataattgtatattggCATCctaagtattatacatataagtattatatatataagactatTAGTTATATTGatcaaaactttaaaaagattatgtcataattgttataatatatgtttaaaaagtttttatatgtttattacagTATTTTTCAGAAGCCGATAAGCTGTACTCAGTCCAATGCCAGCTTCCTCAGAATTTGGATTGATTTGCAATGCAGTGTGATAACATCTTCTCGAACGTTCAGTGTCATTGCCGTGTTCGCGATAATAATGTCCCAAATAAACCATGCATTCCCAATTATTGCAATCCGCTTGGACGCCATTTAAGAAAGCCATCAAGCTGTGATTGTAATCTCCCATATCCCAATATATTTTACCAAAAGTCAACCAAGCTTCAGAATTATTTAGAGCTAGCTCAAGAGTGTTAATGGCTTCTTCGTATTGCTTGTGGTTCTTTAGGTACAATGCTTTGAGTATAAGAGCTTGGATTTTAACTTCATCTTGAGACTCCAAATTCATTAATACATCAATAGCATTAGGCTCATCCAATAAAACACTTGTCCGTGCatatattaattgcaattgTACAGAAGATTCAGtctttaataactaaaaacaaatttaaaaaatattttaaaaaaacttgtataataagttttacataacattttgtataacatgttaaaaaataccTCTTCGCACGTCTGTTGAGTCTGTGTCAacttttgtttgttattacttCTACTCATGGCTTCCAATAATCTCAACTTAATTTTATGAGACAATTTGTCCTTTAAGTGAGGTTTCATCAATTGTAATGCTTGTTTGGAAGCATTTTCAGTTTGTTCCCAgcaataaagtttataatatatttggcTTAATATTAACCAGGTATAGAATAATTGTCCATTTAATGAGATTATTTGATTCAAACATTCGCGAGAATTGATTAACTTATCTATGCTCTTCAAATATATTGCCTTTGCAAATAATGCAGCTTCAGACTTTGCATTCAGCTTTAAAAGAGTCTCATAAATCTGAGTTATATCaatatcaagatattttttattcaatatagcTTCTTCATAATAGATATGGCAGATCCATTCTGTTATCAAAAGAAactaattatatcatttgaaaaatacacaaaacatcaacaagaattaattaaaaatggttTACCTAGAGGACAAGCATCCTGTGGAAATTGAGCATGCATATCCTGAGCAGCCGTTAATAAAATAGTGAACTTATTTGAATCATATaacatctttaaatatttcctaTAATATTCTTCCCTATTCACTAGATCTGTATCTTTTACTACAGATGCTAAAATATCTTCATAAAACTCCTGATACttggtaatattattattagggTACTCTGTTAAAACCCATGCTAGAGTCTTATCAATCAGACTTGTCTTCTCTTTGGTAGAAACTTCTCGTAATGCGCTCAGTGTATCTAATACTTCAGATAGTATGTCATCATCCTTAATTCTTAGAACAATTTCTGAGACTTTATTGATGAAATATGTGAACTTAGGAGAGTcactagaaaaatataaacctttattttttatttcttcctatatcaatttaaagtcttttaaaaattgtagcaAAATATCTTCTTACCTATCCAATTGTAAAAGTTTGCAATAAGCTAGAGCTAGCTTTCCCCAATTTTCATGATCTTGAGGCACTTTTTCATAATGTACCACTAAACCTTGCCAAGCTAATGGATTATTTGGTTGTATCTCCACAGCTTTTTGAAGAACCATGGGTACTTGTGATTTGAATTCCTCTATTTCTTGCATAGCACGAGCTAACAAAACTAATGCCGtgtaattgtttttatctttctttaagatttttttacatttcttcaTAGTTTCCAGATATTCATCCTGTTTGAAAGACTCACGAGCTTCCTTCAGcaagatttttatatcgtCCGACATTGTTTTTACTTCctgagaaaatgtaaaatagagatttataaatttatattaattttagcaTGTAACAatccgttttatttttaatatcttgcaatttgtacaaaagtatcagtaataaatatatcaacagtatatatatatatatatatatataagagaaaattgattgaatattataatagtgaaaattttattcatgaaGAGTTATAAGAAAGATTATACAAGAGACATAGATAATTGTAATGATaccctattttttaaattaagcttTGCAAGATTCACACATGTAATCACtataatgtaaacaaaataatcaCAAGAACTAAATCAAGTTTGCTAGAGAGATAAGTatacaaagaatatataataaaaaaagtttgttgtTTGCATTGCTCGTAATCCTTAAAAATTTCTGCAGCTAAAGcgagataaatataagatctGTCTTTTTATTGCTGAACCGGCTGTACTAATTCAGAGAGGATATCTTTTTCCCTCCATATtgggaaaaaaagaatagaaaacagatctatatattttgacgttACAAAAAGTAAAAGCAAAAAGTTTAGATGCAGAAAGTGTAAGCAACGCGAACAAACCTAAAGTCTTCGTGCATCCCATATATTTGCAGCTaaccaattaaaaattatccacaaatgttgaaaataatatacatatagttctTCGAGTTCTCGATCCGAGAAATGATTAGCCAatcaaattgcaattttttcagaaaagcTGCAATCTTATTGGCTACAAAATTCTCGGAATTCTAGCATCATGGATATTAAGCTTAAGGATGTCGATTGTGTATTTCTGAAGAAGTGAAAATGTGATTGCGTTCACACGTCatctttaacattatttaaggttttatataaataagaacgGACTATAATTAAtctgttaaataatatcttcatttaaattaattttattgaattattctctttctcgatTCGATTTTGGCTCGTCGAATCAGAAAGACGCAATCAGGCAGACTGCATCATGTGAACGGGCCTTGAAGGATTCGCGGCCGATATCCGGCCATGGTGCGTCAGAATGGAAGTGTGCTAACGGTGGCTTTTCGTTGGACCAGCGGGTCTCGCCATTTTCCCAGTTGTGTAAACTAGGCTCACGTCGCTTGCCCATCGTGATTTGTCGAGCATCGACCGCGAGTGACATATCGCATTTGACGGAGCAGCAGTAACGAAGTAACACGAGTACCGGCGGCACGGCGTCCTCACGCCAGCAATATGAACCAACCCCGGAATTTTACGTCGCTGCTGAATCCGACTTATCTGCAAAATGcccagcagcagcagcaaagTACCGCGAGCACCAATAATTCGGCGGCGGTCGCGGCCGCGGCGGCTGCTGCCGTCGTTTCCGCCGCGATAGCAGCGAACGGCACCCAGGCAAACGCCAACTCGTCCAGCATCGGGAATCGCAAGCGAGAGGCAGAGGGTGAGTCTAcgcctttctctctctttctctttccctttccctCTTTCGCAAGTAACATTTCCTCGTGTGTTGTGCAATAATATTcgagacaatatatatacgatcTCTAAATTTCAGTactatttaaatgtatttactaCATCAATAGTACTAAGCatctaatatatgttttgcttttaatatttgtttttttttttatttatttcaatatcagCAAAACGTTTcggtaaagaaattaatgttattcaaattcttttctaaaaatgtaaaaaatatttttgttttttaatccTGTATgatttttctgtaatattagataaatgttatatgttgaaatttatattgtctatatatatatatatatatacataatagtaaaatttctttaggaGATGGTAAACAGgagaaagaaacaaaagaaGGAGAACGTAAGAAGAGGAAAAAGACTAGGTGGGGTGGTAGCGAACATGACAAAACATTTATACCAGGGATGCCTACAGTACTTCCAACAAATCTGACTCCTGAACAGGAGAAAGCTTATCTctgtaagttttttttctctcaattaaTATCCATaacttattttctttaatacgcTAGTACATATAGCTAGGgaattgtttcaaatattttgcttctGTACATAAGTTTCTGAAGCctaatttatagaatatagatGGCTATGAATGATGTGtaagtataatgtatatattgataaaaattcaaaattctcAGAGGGAAGCATCAGGAACTTTAGAACCATCTTGAATCATCAAATTTGGCAAGAGGGATTGCCAATTTTgctgaataattataatccgATTGctaaatttacatttctaatgccataaaattctatgaaattctatatatatatttaagcattatttattatttaaatgtatataatataatttatcagaaaTACTTAAAGTTGTATATCTTAtagattttatctttttttcaatacataagttttgtaattaataagtcACATAAAAAAGCATTACAAACTTTTGACTTTGAAAAAGTGATTaagatacatttaaatatatgcgaTATACTTTTGTGAaacatacttattttatagaatgtaTATGGTTATAGCAAATTGGCAATATCTAACTGTTGGGGTTTCCGCCCCCTCTAACCCGTTGGTTTACAGTTCAGCTGCAGATTGAGGAAATCAGCAGGAAACTACGCACGGGAGATCTTGGAATTCCACTTAATCCTGAGGAAAGGTTTGAAAGAAACTCTTACATACCAAAAATGAACGTTACATACCTATCTACTACAATACCTATCTACTGACCATACAGCAGTTCAGTAATACAGGAGCCTTAAAGATATCTCTATGGCTCAGGTTCAATTAGTGTGGGAATACCGATGTCGTATCTGAAAGCATTGGGCTTGATTAGAGCCCCCACGCAACATAGAAGATCAATTTTGATCGTATTGGTTTGCCCtaatcaatcttttttaaaaactcatttTCTATTAAACACTGCTACAACAATGCAAAttaagttttgtttttttgttgttaaattttattagagttaaaaatcaaatgtaatataaaagatagttAGCCatcaatatgtataatgaacTGTGTTCTAATCACAGATTGGTAGCAGTGCTTAAAAAGAATTGAGTAGTCTTAgttcatatatttaaacattttgcaCACGTATATAGAGAGTAACTCTCAGGTGACCTATTGCaatctatttctatttaatattagcaAAAATTCTGCagcatttaattcattttattcaatgtttcattataaatttatagtcTCATGCATAGGTCCCCTTTGAGTAAGATTTTGTCCCTTCATTCAGGCTGCCGTGATTTGCACGGCATATTTCTGAAACGTTACAATAATCTTAGTGCCAATAGGgagattattaattgataaataccAATCATTGTTGCTAATCTTAATGAGCACAGATTTCAGGAAAATATCGGTTTATTGAAATTCTCATTTGTACCGTAATGCTGTAACAAAGAATTTAACGTTACTTTCAGGTACAgctcttaaataataaatgcatatactctttttctaataaattaatttattccaaTAGGTTTAACTTTACCAATTTTAGCTGGAACCATTACTTTTATGTCattgtgttttttattaataatacataataagatatatcaaTCACGTTATAACTAATctaaaagattatttcttaACAATCAGCAGGATCTGTCTTAGCAGCTGACATCATACCGATATCTGCCGTGCACAAACGCGCAGTCTTCCAGTGTGGTTACCTactatagaatattaaatatatatagctatGCTATATTCGGCAGTGAcagttttttctattttttatttgaatatcttGGCACACtattgagaaattttatttaattctaaattcatAATGATTACATAAGCAAACTGATACAATCATGTAATGAATTATCTGTAGGACATAAGTAATTGCATCTTGATATTAGAATCTTTTGATTGCCAtgccattattattaatacaaaattattaaatattattcttaacaaacctttctcttataattcttaatattaaaaaagctgTAACAAACATGTCAATGTATTCTTTTCAATAGATAAacatagaataaattttataatttattgagaTAAGATTCTCTATGATCACATTTATAGAGAAAGCAAATCAGAGCACCAAAACAAAGAGATTACATAATAACTtattcatcaaaattttactgTTCTATTTGCATAATGTTCTGCTCTAAAAGACTTAGCGGTTTTATCCCACTATATTCATACGGTCATAGTAGGCTCAGGTTGCTTGTATGCTAGTACCATcttgatgaaaatttatatcttgatATGGTATTATCCTTTTTGTTTTTCAGATCTCCATCGCCAGAGCCTATTTACAGTAGTGACGGTAAACGGTTGAACACAAGAGAATATCGCACGAGACGTAAATTGGAAGAAGAACGTCATAATTTGATTCAGAAGATTCT belongs to Anoplolepis gracilipes chromosome 4, ASM4749672v1, whole genome shotgun sequence and includes:
- the LOC140664659 gene encoding superkiller complex protein 3 isoform X1, translating into MQTTNFFYYIFFEVKTMSDDIKILLKEARESFKQDEYLETMKKCKKILKKDKNNYTALVLLARAMQEIEEFKSQVPMVLQKAVEIQPNNPLAWQGLVVHYEKVPQDHENWGKLALAYCKLLQLDSDSPKFTYFINKVSEIVLRIKDDDILSEVLDTLSALREVSTKEKTSLIDKTLAWVLTEYPNNNITKYQEFYEDILASVVKDTDLVNREEYYRKYLKMLYDSNKFTILLTAAQDMHAQFPQDACPLEWICHIYYEEAILNKKYLDIDITQIYETLLKLNAKSEAALFAKAIYLKSIDKLINSRECLNQIISLNGQLFYTWLILSQIYYKLYCWEQTENASKQALQLMKPHLKDKLSHKIKLRLLEAMSRSNNKQKLTQTQQTCEELLKTESSVQLQLIYARTSVLLDEPNAIDVLMNLESQDEVKIQALILKALYLKNHKQYEEAINTLELALNNSEAWLTFGKIYWDMGDYNHSLMAFLNGVQADCNNWECMVYLGHYYREHGNDTERSRRCYHTALQINPNSEEAGIGLSTAYRLLKNTDANIQLLQRVTMQQGTGAKWAWLQLGLQHLDQGDAGQAIKALQHVIRADPNDNHCWESLADAYLVRGAHTSALKSYQRALQLSPGALYPMIQLANIKLLIGQHKEAKEDFENILENDKQYILALKGLAQACLGLARENITKQFLCRARENLQQAADNLTDAIMIRSDLSCNWKLLGDVCFRTADMPERYSYLRIKPILMKSDSAEEYMKIKGNKILTLSIRCFCRALSTAQNSASLWHDLACCYLMQLNRDCTVNKDDTAAKCLAAAKHAVKLCPQSWLHWNILGIICMSPYIKNYVLAQHCFVMAIDRESNNAIAWNNLGTLYLHLGDIYRANEAFSRAQRADPSYINSWIGQGIIAENLLRKEAMDLFRHSTQLGYHNEAALGYAHWVLTTLLNPAMKQDPLFVYVIENMHAIPAAADVLTWYTERVPNDVYALNTHGLLLERLKLYNTAVKQFVKASKLSQDEEKDMISINLARVLIQIGKPEEAIELCRQVKHGSFNSQCHLALSLFKAKQYEDSYNTYEAALHWLADTGTHKANVLCAMAAIAYIFQGADAVKTLLFQCIQIKPPTIAGFLATAALGILHDDFNLTSLVLKELKPYTDHHEYGHHVITLSAYYHVVQGNLTEAIRIFSKAIFRHPNDLRYWIRLVRILLLNTDLDIFRKCAQTALVLSRNTSMTDIVYVACASAYSHFGTTEGLRQAQKNIFTYPTNVESWANFIAAVLPRCTSKDSKTDNQWLLSLISVIISQFQTSEHMSQWLSYNAQKLNNS
- the LOC140664659 gene encoding superkiller complex protein 3 isoform X2, whose product is MSDDIKILLKEARESFKQDEYLETMKKCKKILKKDKNNYTALVLLARAMQEIEEFKSQVPMVLQKAVEIQPNNPLAWQGLVVHYEKVPQDHENWGKLALAYCKLLQLDSDSPKFTYFINKVSEIVLRIKDDDILSEVLDTLSALREVSTKEKTSLIDKTLAWVLTEYPNNNITKYQEFYEDILASVVKDTDLVNREEYYRKYLKMLYDSNKFTILLTAAQDMHAQFPQDACPLEWICHIYYEEAILNKKYLDIDITQIYETLLKLNAKSEAALFAKAIYLKSIDKLINSRECLNQIISLNGQLFYTWLILSQIYYKLYCWEQTENASKQALQLMKPHLKDKLSHKIKLRLLEAMSRSNNKQKLTQTQQTCEELLKTESSVQLQLIYARTSVLLDEPNAIDVLMNLESQDEVKIQALILKALYLKNHKQYEEAINTLELALNNSEAWLTFGKIYWDMGDYNHSLMAFLNGVQADCNNWECMVYLGHYYREHGNDTERSRRCYHTALQINPNSEEAGIGLSTAYRLLKNTDANIQLLQRVTMQQGTGAKWAWLQLGLQHLDQGDAGQAIKALQHVIRADPNDNHCWESLADAYLVRGAHTSALKSYQRALQLSPGALYPMIQLANIKLLIGQHKEAKEDFENILENDKQYILALKGLAQACLGLARENITKQFLCRARENLQQAADNLTDAIMIRSDLSCNWKLLGDVCFRTADMPERYSYLRIKPILMKSDSAEEYMKIKGNKILTLSIRCFCRALSTAQNSASLWHDLACCYLMQLNRDCTVNKDDTAAKCLAAAKHAVKLCPQSWLHWNILGIICMSPYIKNYVLAQHCFVMAIDRESNNAIAWNNLGTLYLHLGDIYRANEAFSRAQRADPSYINSWIGQGIIAENLLRKEAMDLFRHSTQLGYHNEAALGYAHWVLTTLLNPAMKQDPLFVYVIENMHAIPAAADVLTWYTERVPNDVYALNTHGLLLERLKLYNTAVKQFVKASKLSQDEEKDMISINLARVLIQIGKPEEAIELCRQVKHGSFNSQCHLALSLFKAKQYEDSYNTYEAALHWLADTGTHKANVLCAMAAIAYIFQGADAVKTLLFQCIQIKPPTIAGFLATAALGILHDDFNLTSLVLKELKPYTDHHEYGHHVITLSAYYHVVQGNLTEAIRIFSKAIFRHPNDLRYWIRLVRILLLNTDLDIFRKCAQTALVLSRNTSMTDIVYVACASAYSHFGTTEGLRQAQKNIFTYPTNVESWANFIAAVLPRCTSKDSKTDNQWLLSLISVIISQFQTSEHMSQWLSYNAQKLNNS